In one window of Scylla paramamosain isolate STU-SP2022 chromosome 38, ASM3559412v1, whole genome shotgun sequence DNA:
- the LOC135091887 gene encoding DNA repair protein RAD51 homolog 4-like isoform X2, producing MRLAAGACPSLTGEVVAKLEAQGVRGVRDLMLRDCEDLAREASVSYRELRSIRRVAITHHSVFAVSGRELLQEAICTTQVFSTGCKMLDKLLEGGLTTGEVMEVCGASGEGKTTLCLQLALHAALEQGLCVLFVDPVGGLNHLTMNPLVEALPHDSQVVDNALSRIKVTGASDIWEVFAALRIATQPFIPVRCGRLGKGGAQGGNLAKIKLVIIDSLASVMLPLITKEDSKQGLAILNQLAVRLKTVAKEHQVAVVVVNNAVQAGSGHNNLQHHTPKPKWMPTLGRFWRSVPHIRLYVKRVRGTDPPVIVNATSEDECLAPKSPLKLSVAVWKGTRIKTGKAVVTLPLASLRQSSSESSS from the exons ATGCGTCTCGCGGCGGGGGCATGTCCTTCCCTAACAGGCGAGGTGGTGGCCAAGCTGGAAGCTCAGGGCGTGAGGGGCGTGAGGGACCTGATGCTCAGAGACTGCGAGGATTTAGCCAGGGAAGCTTCAGTCAGTTACAGG GAGCTACGCAGCATCCGCCGAGTGGCCATCACCCACCACTCTGTGTTTGCTGTGTCAGGCCGGGAGTTGCTGCAGGAGGCCATCTGTACCACCCAAGTCTTTTCCACCGGCTGTAAAAT GCTGGACAAGTTGCTAGAGGGCGGCCTGACAACaggagaggtgatggaggtATGTGGAGCCTCTGGGGAGGGCAAGACCACTCTCTGCCTTCAGTTGGCTCTCCACGCTGCACTGGAACAAGGCCTATGTGTCCTCTTTGTTGATCCTGTGGGCGGCCTCAACCATCTCACAATGAATCCCTTAGTAGAAGCACTTCCCCATGACTCACAG GTGGTGGACAATGCTCTGAGTCGCATCAAGGTGACAGGAGCATCAGATATATGGGAAGTGTTTGCTGCCCTAAGGATCGCCACTCAGCCTTTCATTCCTGTGAGGTGTGGCCGACTGGGTAAGGGAGGAGCTCAAGGTGGTAACCTGGCCAAGATTAAACTGGTGATTATTGATTCCTTGGCTTCTGTGATGCTGCCTCTCATCACCAAGGAAGACTCCAAGCAAG GTCTTGCAATTCTAAACCAGTTGGCGGTGAGACTCAAGACTGTGGCAAAGGAGCaccaggtggcggtggtggtggtaaacaaTGCAGTGCAGGCAGGTAGTGGACACAACAACCTACAACACCACACTCCCAAGCCCAAGTGGATGCCAACACTGGGCAG GTTCTGGCGTTCCGTTCCACACATTCGCCTGTATGtcaagagagtgagaggaacagACCCTCCAGTGATAGTCAATGCAACTTCTGAGGATGAGTGTCTGGCCCCTAAGAGTCCACTGAAACTCAGTGTTGCAGTGTGGAAGGGGACAAGAATCAAGACTGGCAAGGCAGTAGTCACCCTTCCCTTGGCATCTCTAAGGCAGTCTAGTTCTGAAAGTTCCTCTTAA
- the LOC135091887 gene encoding DNA repair protein RAD51 homolog 4-like isoform X1 codes for MRLAAGACPSLTGEVVAKLEAQGVRGVRDLMLRDCEDLAREASVSYRVGGGTSGDVGFNDGWAASGKLHIGWELRSIRRVAITHHSVFAVSGRELLQEAICTTQVFSTGCKMLDKLLEGGLTTGEVMEVCGASGEGKTTLCLQLALHAALEQGLCVLFVDPVGGLNHLTMNPLVEALPHDSQVVDNALSRIKVTGASDIWEVFAALRIATQPFIPVRCGRLGKGGAQGGNLAKIKLVIIDSLASVMLPLITKEDSKQGLAILNQLAVRLKTVAKEHQVAVVVVNNAVQAGSGHNNLQHHTPKPKWMPTLGRFWRSVPHIRLYVKRVRGTDPPVIVNATSEDECLAPKSPLKLSVAVWKGTRIKTGKAVVTLPLASLRQSSSESSS; via the exons ATGCGTCTCGCGGCGGGGGCATGTCCTTCCCTAACAGGCGAGGTGGTGGCCAAGCTGGAAGCTCAGGGCGTGAGGGGCGTGAGGGACCTGATGCTCAGAGACTGCGAGGATTTAGCCAGGGAAGCTTCAGTCAGTTACAGGGTGGGTGGCGGCACTAGTGGAGACGTAGGGTTCAACGATGGCTGGGCCGCGTCCGGGAAGCTTCATATTGGATGG GAGCTACGCAGCATCCGCCGAGTGGCCATCACCCACCACTCTGTGTTTGCTGTGTCAGGCCGGGAGTTGCTGCAGGAGGCCATCTGTACCACCCAAGTCTTTTCCACCGGCTGTAAAAT GCTGGACAAGTTGCTAGAGGGCGGCCTGACAACaggagaggtgatggaggtATGTGGAGCCTCTGGGGAGGGCAAGACCACTCTCTGCCTTCAGTTGGCTCTCCACGCTGCACTGGAACAAGGCCTATGTGTCCTCTTTGTTGATCCTGTGGGCGGCCTCAACCATCTCACAATGAATCCCTTAGTAGAAGCACTTCCCCATGACTCACAG GTGGTGGACAATGCTCTGAGTCGCATCAAGGTGACAGGAGCATCAGATATATGGGAAGTGTTTGCTGCCCTAAGGATCGCCACTCAGCCTTTCATTCCTGTGAGGTGTGGCCGACTGGGTAAGGGAGGAGCTCAAGGTGGTAACCTGGCCAAGATTAAACTGGTGATTATTGATTCCTTGGCTTCTGTGATGCTGCCTCTCATCACCAAGGAAGACTCCAAGCAAG GTCTTGCAATTCTAAACCAGTTGGCGGTGAGACTCAAGACTGTGGCAAAGGAGCaccaggtggcggtggtggtggtaaacaaTGCAGTGCAGGCAGGTAGTGGACACAACAACCTACAACACCACACTCCCAAGCCCAAGTGGATGCCAACACTGGGCAG GTTCTGGCGTTCCGTTCCACACATTCGCCTGTATGtcaagagagtgagaggaacagACCCTCCAGTGATAGTCAATGCAACTTCTGAGGATGAGTGTCTGGCCCCTAAGAGTCCACTGAAACTCAGTGTTGCAGTGTGGAAGGGGACAAGAATCAAGACTGGCAAGGCAGTAGTCACCCTTCCCTTGGCATCTCTAAGGCAGTCTAGTTCTGAAAGTTCCTCTTAA